From a region of the Sinorhizobium sp. B11 genome:
- a CDS encoding helix-turn-helix domain-containing protein, whose translation MSISVQNIEESTAVSPIDVAAAVKGARSAVGYSIEDLAVTCGLANGEILEIENGESTDPAKLRRIAAALQVPISAFLHI comes from the coding sequence ATGTCCATTTCTGTTCAGAATATAGAGGAATCGACCGCTGTTTCCCCGATTGACGTGGCAGCTGCGGTTAAGGGCGCACGCAGTGCGGTTGGCTACAGTATTGAAGACCTCGCAGTGACCTGCGGTCTGGCCAATGGCGAAATCCTCGAAATTGAAAACGGCGAAAGCACCGATCCCGCAAAGCTGAGGCGTATTGCTGCAGCCCTGCAGGTTCCGATTTCTGCGTTTCTGCATATCTGA
- a CDS encoding DUF4174 domain-containing protein, protein MSKTLLYGATKIDETNAAYAAVASLEQFQWKNRVFVVIADRDNSRAARQENQLLADRNALDERDMVVLMLVGSSIKPVFGSGDGLDGEALRKELGAPDPGEFAAFLLGKDGTVKLKVSEPITSSELFAIIDSMPMRAAEAVSQDK, encoded by the coding sequence ATGTCCAAGACCCTTCTTTACGGCGCAACGAAGATCGACGAGACCAATGCGGCTTACGCAGCCGTCGCCAGCCTCGAACAGTTCCAGTGGAAGAACCGCGTCTTCGTTGTGATTGCCGACCGGGATAATTCCCGCGCAGCAAGACAGGAAAACCAGTTGCTTGCCGATCGCAATGCGCTCGACGAACGCGATATGGTCGTCCTCATGCTCGTTGGATCGAGCATAAAACCGGTCTTCGGAAGCGGCGACGGGCTGGATGGCGAAGCGCTCCGGAAAGAACTCGGTGCGCCTGACCCGGGTGAATTCGCCGCCTTCCTGCTCGGCAAGGACGGCACGGTGAAGCTGAAAGTCAGCGAGCCGATCACATCATCGGAACTTTTCGCGATCATCGACAGCATGCCGATGCGTGCTGCCGAAGCCGTCAGCCAAGATAAATAA
- a CDS encoding LysR family transcriptional regulator: MNWDDVRIFLAVARTGQILAASKRLGLNHATLSRRLTSLEEALMTRLFIRRTNGCELTAEGDIFLASAERMETEMLAAQANLGHTDTAIAGTVRVGAPDGFGVSFLAPRMGRLIERHPALKIQLVPVPRSFSLSQREADIAITLERPEQGRLVSSKLTDYTLGLYASAEYLTQHKKPGDIDDLKAHPRIGYVEDLIFTASLNFSGEVMRSWDAGFEISTAIGQTEAVRSGAGIGILHDYIARQHEELVRILPQVSIRRAYWTTYHESARDLVRVRSVIDFLQELVDEERQIFL, encoded by the coding sequence ATGAACTGGGATGATGTACGAATTTTCCTGGCCGTCGCCCGCACCGGACAAATCCTTGCGGCATCGAAGCGGCTGGGGCTCAATCACGCCACACTCTCGCGCAGGCTGACCTCGCTGGAAGAGGCGTTGATGACGCGGCTTTTCATCCGTCGCACAAATGGGTGCGAGTTGACCGCAGAAGGCGACATATTTCTTGCCTCGGCAGAACGGATGGAGACGGAAATGCTAGCCGCGCAGGCCAATCTCGGCCACACCGATACGGCCATTGCGGGGACAGTGCGCGTCGGCGCGCCTGACGGCTTCGGTGTTTCTTTTCTTGCGCCACGCATGGGCAGGCTGATCGAGCGCCATCCGGCACTGAAGATCCAGCTGGTGCCGGTGCCGCGCTCCTTTTCGCTGTCGCAACGCGAAGCGGATATCGCCATCACGCTGGAACGACCGGAACAGGGCCGGCTGGTTTCCTCCAAGCTTACCGATTACACGCTTGGGCTCTACGCATCGGCGGAGTATCTGACGCAACACAAAAAGCCCGGCGATATCGATGACCTGAAAGCCCATCCGCGCATCGGCTACGTCGAAGACCTGATCTTCACTGCCTCGCTGAATTTCTCCGGCGAAGTGATGCGCAGCTGGGATGCCGGGTTCGAGATCTCGACGGCGATCGGCCAGACGGAGGCCGTGCGCTCCGGTGCGGGTATTGGCATTCTGCACGACTATATCGCCCGGCAACATGAGGAACTGGTCCGCATCCTGCCGCAGGTTTCCATTCGCCGCGCCTATTGGACGACCTATCACGAAAGCGCACGCGATCTGGTGCGCGTGCGCAGCGTCATCGACTTCCTGCAGGAACTCGTCGACGAGGAGAGGCAAATCTTCCTTTGA
- a CDS encoding antibiotic biosynthesis monooxygenase, whose translation MREKPIVRMAELEIDPDTIETYRALLIEEIEASVALEDGVLSLNAVSIKDHPNIIRILEVYADRDAYEAHLQTPHFLKYKKETSGMVTSLTLIDVDPIAMRSKP comes from the coding sequence ATGAGGGAGAAACCTATTGTCAGAATGGCGGAGCTGGAGATCGATCCAGATACGATCGAAACCTACCGGGCGCTGCTGATCGAGGAAATCGAGGCATCAGTCGCGCTGGAAGACGGTGTCCTTTCTCTGAATGCCGTCTCCATCAAGGATCATCCGAACATAATCCGTATCCTTGAGGTCTACGCCGACCGGGACGCATACGAGGCTCATCTGCAGACGCCGCATTTCCTCAAATACAAGAAGGAGACATCAGGCATGGTGACATCGCTGACGCTCATCGACGTCGATCCGATTGCGATGCGCTCAAAACCATGA
- a CDS encoding CoA-acylating methylmalonate-semialdehyde dehydrogenase: protein MREIGHFIGGKKVAGTSGRTSDVFNPATGEVQAKVALASVEELRAAVANAKAAQPKWAATNPQRRARVFFKFVDLLNQHMDELATLLSSEHGKTVEDSKGDVIRGLEVCEFVCGIPHLAKGEFTEGAGPAIDMYSIRQPVGIGAGITPFNFPGMIPMWMFAPAIACGNAFILKPSERDPSLPIRLAELMIEAGLPAGILNVVNGDKTAVDAILTDPDIGAVSFVGSTPIARYVYGTAASNGKRAQCFGGAKNHMIIMPDADMDQAVNALMGAGYGSAGERCMAVSVAVPVGEETANRLVEKLVPKIESLRIGPYTDDKADMGPVITKDAYNRIQGLISKGIEEGAKLVVDGRDFKLQGYEDGYFVGGCLFDHVTPEMDIYKTEIFGPVLSVVRAHNYEEALSLPMKHEYGNGVAIYTRDGDAARDFASRINIGMIGINVPIPVPLAYHSFGGWKASSFGDLNQHGTDSIKFWTRTKTITARWPSGIKGDAEFVMPTMK from the coding sequence ATGCGTGAGATTGGTCATTTCATTGGCGGCAAGAAGGTTGCCGGCACCAGCGGCCGCACCAGCGACGTCTTCAATCCAGCGACCGGCGAAGTGCAGGCAAAGGTGGCGCTCGCAAGCGTCGAGGAACTGCGCGCCGCCGTTGCAAACGCTAAGGCCGCGCAGCCGAAATGGGCTGCCACCAACCCGCAGCGTCGTGCACGCGTCTTCTTCAAGTTCGTCGATCTCCTGAACCAGCACATGGATGAGCTTGCGACGCTGCTCTCCAGCGAGCACGGCAAGACGGTCGAGGATTCCAAAGGCGATGTGATCCGCGGCCTCGAAGTCTGTGAATTCGTCTGCGGCATCCCGCATCTTGCCAAGGGTGAGTTCACCGAAGGTGCCGGTCCTGCGATCGACATGTATTCGATCCGCCAGCCGGTCGGCATTGGCGCGGGCATCACGCCCTTCAACTTTCCGGGCATGATCCCGATGTGGATGTTTGCTCCGGCGATCGCCTGCGGCAATGCCTTCATCCTGAAGCCCTCCGAGCGCGATCCCTCTCTGCCGATCCGCCTTGCCGAACTGATGATCGAGGCTGGTCTGCCGGCTGGCATCCTCAACGTGGTCAACGGCGACAAGACTGCCGTTGATGCGATCCTCACTGATCCCGATATTGGTGCCGTCTCTTTCGTCGGCTCCACGCCGATCGCCCGTTATGTCTATGGAACGGCTGCATCGAACGGCAAGCGCGCCCAGTGCTTCGGCGGTGCCAAGAACCACATGATCATCATGCCCGATGCCGATATGGACCAGGCAGTCAACGCCCTGATGGGCGCCGGCTACGGTTCGGCCGGCGAGCGCTGCATGGCCGTCTCCGTTGCCGTCCCGGTCGGTGAGGAAACCGCCAACCGCCTCGTTGAAAAGCTGGTGCCGAAGATCGAGTCTCTGCGCATCGGCCCTTACACCGACGACAAGGCCGATATGGGTCCCGTCATCACCAAGGATGCCTATAACCGCATCCAGGGCCTGATCAGCAAGGGCATCGAAGAAGGCGCCAAGCTCGTCGTCGACGGCCGCGATTTCAAGCTTCAGGGTTATGAAGACGGCTATTTTGTCGGCGGCTGCCTGTTCGACCACGTCACGCCTGAGATGGACATCTACAAGACCGAGATCTTCGGACCGGTCCTTTCGGTCGTCCGCGCTCATAACTATGAAGAAGCGCTGTCCCTGCCGATGAAGCATGAATACGGCAACGGCGTTGCGATCTACACGCGTGACGGCGATGCGGCCCGCGACTTCGCCTCCCGCATCAATATTGGCATGATCGGCATCAACGTTCCGATCCCGGTGCCGCTCGCCTACCATTCCTTCGGCGGCTGGAAGGCTTCGAGCTTCGGCGACCTCAACCAGCATGGTACGGATTCCATCAAGTTCTGGACCCGGACCAAGACTATCACCGCGCGCTGGCCCTCGGGTATCAAGGGCGACGCCGAATTCGTCATGCCGACGATGAAGTGA